The DNA sequence GGTGTCGGCGTCAAGGGCGAAGGCAAGCGGCATTTCTTCCTCTCCATCGACGGCATGCCGGAAGAAGTGGTGTTCGAGCCATTGAACAACTTCGTCGGCGGCGGTGCTGGTGGTCAGCGCAAACAGGCCAGCGGTCCGGGCGATGTCAGCACCAGCATGCCGGGCAATGTAGTCGACGTACTGGTCAAGGAAGGCGATGTGGTCAAGGCCGGCCAGCCGGTGCTGATCAGCGAGGCGATGAAGATGGAAACCGAAATTCAGGCGCCCATTGCCGGTACCGTGAAAGCTGTGCATGTGGCCAAGGGCGATCGCGTGACGCCCGGCGACCTGCTGATCGAGATCGCCTGAGCCGAGCCGTGCCTGGATACGCCCAGGCACGGCATAGGTGTCTTCCTTGCCGGTGCATGCGTCTTTTGGAACGGCGTGTTTCAAGCGCGGAAAAACGCTTTACCCACCCGTGCCTGCGGATGATGCTACGAACGGCGTCCGGCTTGGGGTCGGCATGGAGGAGATGAAACCATGAAAACGGTAGGACAGGTCGTCAGCAGCAAGTCGAACTTGAGCGTGCATACCATCGCGCCGACCGACACGATATTCACGGCGCTGCAGGTGCTGGCGGAAAAGAACGTCGGTGCACTGCCGGTGGCCGAAGCTGATGGTCGCTTGGTCGGCATCGTCAGTGAGCGCGACTATGCGCGCAAATGTGTCCTCAAGGGGCGTTCGTCGTTCGCGACTCCCGTGAGCACGATCATGAGCGTCAACCTGGTGACCGTCGAGCCGCATCAGGGACTGGAAGAATGCATGCAGCTGATGACCGATCGGCACTTGCGCCACCTGCCGGTACTCGAAGCGGGCAAGCTGGTCGGCATGCTTTCCATCGGCGACGTGGTCAAGGAGCTCGTCGCCGAGAAAGAAAGTTTGATCCAGCATCTCGAACAGTACATTCGCGGCGAATAATTAAACCCGCAACTGGCGCGTGAGCGCCGGTCCGGTCGGGTCTCGGCGCCCGCTTCGGCACGATCTGCCGGCGCGGGCTCAACCCATACAGAAAGAGATGTCGTACATGAGCCTCGAAGACAAGACGAGCGAAACGGCGCAGGAAGCGCTCGACAACCTGGTCGCGGGCGTCATGCGCTTTCGCGAGGATGTCTATCCGCAGCAGCGCGAGTTGTTCTCCAAACTTGCCCACGAGCAGACGCCGCGGGCTATGTTCATCACCTGCGCCGATTCACGGATTCTCCCGGAGCTGATCACCCAGAGTTCGCCGGGCGATCTGTTCGTGACCCGCAACGTCGGCAATATCGTGCCGCCCTACGGCCAGATGAACGGTGGTGTGTCGACGGCGATCGAGTTCGCCGTGATGGCGCTGGGCGTCAAGCACATCATCATCTGTGGACATTCGGATTGCGGCGCGATGAAAGCGGTGCTCGACCCGTCCGGGCTGGACCGCATGCCGACGGTCAGGGGCTGGCTGCGTCATGCCGAGGTGGCCAGGACCGTGGTAGAAGAGAATTGCGGCTGTGCCGATGACAGCACCTTGCGCATCCTCACCGAGGAAAACGTGCTGGCGCAGCTCGAACACCTGCGCACGCACCCATCGGTAGCGGCACGACTGGCCAGCGGCCAGCTGTTCATTCACGGCTGGCTCTACAACATCGGCACCAGTGAAATCCGCGCCTACGATGCGGCGCGCGGCGAGTTTCGCCTGATCGGCGACGGCCCGCTGCCGATGGCGACGCCCAAATCGCGTTACGTCTGAGGGGTACGGATTGGGCTTCGCAACGAAGCCCAACGGCGCCAGCGCTATTTATGCAAGACGAATTGGCCGGTGAAGCGCACGGCGTCGCGGCCATCGGCTGCGAGAATGCGGCTGTGCAGCGTGAGACGTGAGCGGCCGCGACGCCGGTAGATCGTCTCGAAGCGCTCCCACGCGCCGTCGTCCGGCGCCGAGCAGATCGCCGTCGCGTCATCTACCACCGGTAGCGGATAGTCGATCTGGCCTTCGTGAATGACGATATGGCCGTCTTCGATGCCGGCCTCGCGCAAGCGCAGGTGCAACCAACCCCAGCCAGCCAGCACCGACGCGCAATACAGGCTGCCGCCGAACATGCTGCTCTTGTGGTTGATGTTCGCTTGCAGCGGGACCTTCAGACGCAACTCATGGTTTTCCCACTGATCGACACGCAGGCCCATCGCCCGGGTCAGAGGGATGTCGTGATGCAGAATGGCTTCCAGATAGCGGCTATCGCGGCTCATGCCGGGTGGATTCCTAAACGTTTGCAGATACAGGCAGACGCCAAGCATGACCGCTGAGTCACGATATTGCCAGTTTCCACACGCGCTTTTTGCCGCTGTCAGGATGCCATTCGACGGTTTGCTTCAGCGCGCCGCGCTTTTCTGCTGGTAAGCACAGTAACCGGGGCGCGGGCCGATTCTGGGATGGTTGCGGCAGGTGTCCGGACGCTTGGCGTAGACGGTGCACAGGCGCGTCTTGCGGTCCAGATACAGGCAGTCGCCGTTGGCCAGCCGGGTCAGGGTGAAGATGCCATGCTTCTGATTGAAGTGCTCGACGATGCCCGCTTTGCTCAGGCGTTTGGCAGCGCTCTTCAGCGGCTCGTCACGTTCGAAGGCATCGACTACTTCCAGGCGAATCAGGTCGTCGATGCGCACTTCGACCGGTAGCGTGCAGCAAGTGGCGTGGCAGTCGCGACACAGCCCGTTGCTGTAGCGGGCCCAGGTTTCCAGGCGGTCGGGGTCGGCGGAGGCGATCAGGCGTGTCTTCACGGAGGCGGTATCGGTAATGGCGGCGCGCGATCATAACGACCCTGGGTTGAATTTCCAGCGAATCCGACGAGTCGAACGCCGGACAGACGGTCGCGCAGATTCAACTGAAACCTGCAAACCTGTCTGCATTGCCCTTTGCCGAGGTGGCCTGTGCTGCCATGAACCCCTTCCCAGCTCCATGAGGTCTGTCCATGTCGCAAGAACCCACTGCTCCTGACGCCGATGCTGTCGCAGCCTTCCGCAATTCGATCATCAGCAAGCTGACCTATTCGATCGGCAAAGACCCGGAGCATGCGTCCGATCACGACTGGTTCGAAGCGGTCGCGCTGGCTACGCGCGATCGCATGATCGATCAATGGATGGACCGTACGCGCGAGGGTTATCGGGAGGGCAAGAAGCGGGTTTATTACCTCTCGCTGGAATTTCTCATCGGACGTTTGCTCACCGACAGCCTGAGCAACCTCGGCCTGCTCGACGTTGCGCGCGAAGCCCTGGCGGATGTCGATGTGGATTTCGACCACATCCGCCTGACCGAGCCGGATGCGGCGTTGGGCAACGGCGGCCTGGGCCGGTTGGCGGCCTGCTTCATGGAAAGTATGGCGACGCTGGGCATCGCCGCCCATGGTTACGGGATTCGCTACGATCATGGTCTGTTTCGCCAGGCCATCGTCGACGGCTGGCAGCACGAGCAGACCGAAACCTGGTTGAATTTCGGCAATCCGTGGGAGTTCGAGCGGCCCGAAGTCAGCTATCTGATCGGCTTTGGCGGTAGCGTCACGGCCATGCCGCACGACGCAGCCGGGCAGGAACAGCCCAAGCACTTCTGGCATTGGGCCGAAGGCGTGCGCGCGATTGCCTACGACACGCCGGTGGTCGGCTGGCGCGGGGCGAGCGTCAATACGCTGCGCCTGTGGCGCGCCCGCGCCGAGGCGGATTTCCATCTGGAGCGCTTCAATGCCGGCGACCATATCGGTGCCGTCGCCGAAGAAGCCCGCGCCGAAAGCATCTCGCGCGTGCTGTATCCGGCCGACAGCACCGAGGCCGGTCAGGAGCTGCGTCTGCGCCAGGAATATTTCTTCGTCGCGGCCTCGCTGCAGGACCTGCTGCGGCGGCATCTGGATCAGCGTGGCACCTTGATGAATCTGCCGGAATTCGCCGCCATCCAGCTCAACGATACCCATCCGGCCATCGCCGTGGCGGAGCTGATGCGGCTGCTGGTCGATGTGCACGATATCCCTTGGCGCAAGGCCTGGGAGCTGACCGTCAATACGCTGTCCTATACCAACCACACCCTGCTGCCGGAGGCGCTGGAAACCTGGCCGGTGGGGCTGATGGAGCGCCTGCTGCCGCGACATATGCAAATCATCTACCTGATCAATGCCCAGCACCTCGATGCGTTGCGCGAGCGCGGTATTCATGACCTGGACCTGCTGCGTTCGGTCTCGTTGATCGAAGAAGGGCATGGCCGCCGGGTGCGCATGGGTAACCTCGCGTTCCTCGGTTCGCACTGCATCAATGGCGTGTCGGCGCTGCACACCGGGTTGATGCGCGAGACGGTGTTCACCGATCTGCATTCGCTGTACCCCGAGCGGATCAGCAACAAGACCAACGGCATCACCTTCCGCCGCTGGCTGTACCAGTCCAACCCGCAATTGACCCGGCTGCTCGTCGAGCATGTCGGCGAAGAATTGCTCGATGCGCCGGAAACGGTGCTGCGCCAGCTAGAACCCTATGCCGATCAACCGGATTTCCGCGCGCGCTTTGCCGCCCAGCGGCTGAACAACAAGCAGCTGCTGGCGCGCATGATCCAGGAGCGGCTGGGCATCAGCGTCGACCCGAACGCGCTGTTCGACGTGCACGTCAAGCGCATCCACGAGTACAAGCGACAGTTGCTCAATCTGCTGCACACCGTGGCGCTGTACCAGGCGATCCGCTCCGATCCGGGCCGCAACTGGGTGCCGCGCGTGAAGATTTTTGCCGGCAAGGCGGCGGCTAGTTACCACACGGCCAAACTGATCATCAAATTGACCAACGACATCGCACGGACCATCAACGATGACCCGACGGTGCGCGGCTTGCTCAAGGTGGTGTTCCTGCCCAACTACAACGTCAGTCTGGCCGAGCGCATCATCCCGGCAGCGGATCTGTCCGAGCAGATTTCCACTGCGGGACTGGAGGCTTCGGGCACCAGCAACATGAAGTTCGCCCTCAACGGCGCGCTGACCATCGGCACGCTCGATGGCGCGAACGTGGAAATGTCTGAGCAGATCGGACGCGAGCACATGTTCATCTTCGGCATGACCG is a window from the Pseudomonas sp. MTM4 genome containing:
- a CDS encoding CBS domain-containing protein: MKTVGQVVSSKSNLSVHTIAPTDTIFTALQVLAEKNVGALPVAEADGRLVGIVSERDYARKCVLKGRSSFATPVSTIMSVNLVTVEPHQGLEECMQLMTDRHLRHLPVLEAGKLVGMLSIGDVVKELVAEKESLIQHLEQYIRGE
- a CDS encoding carbonic anhydrase, which translates into the protein MSLEDKTSETAQEALDNLVAGVMRFREDVYPQQRELFSKLAHEQTPRAMFITCADSRILPELITQSSPGDLFVTRNVGNIVPPYGQMNGGVSTAIEFAVMALGVKHIIICGHSDCGAMKAVLDPSGLDRMPTVRGWLRHAEVARTVVEENCGCADDSTLRILTEENVLAQLEHLRTHPSVAARLASGQLFIHGWLYNIGTSEIRAYDAARGEFRLIGDGPLPMATPKSRYV
- a CDS encoding thioesterase domain-containing protein, with product MSRDSRYLEAILHHDIPLTRAMGLRVDQWENHELRLKVPLQANINHKSSMFGGSLYCASVLAGWGWLHLRLREAGIEDGHIVIHEGQIDYPLPVVDDATAICSAPDDGAWERFETIYRRRGRSRLTLHSRILAADGRDAVRFTGQFVLHK
- a CDS encoding YkgJ family cysteine cluster protein, which encodes MKTRLIASADPDRLETWARYSNGLCRDCHATCCTLPVEVRIDDLIRLEVVDAFERDEPLKSAAKRLSKAGIVEHFNQKHGIFTLTRLANGDCLYLDRKTRLCTVYAKRPDTCRNHPRIGPRPGYCAYQQKSAAR
- a CDS encoding glycogen/starch/alpha-glucan phosphorylase codes for the protein MSQEPTAPDADAVAAFRNSIISKLTYSIGKDPEHASDHDWFEAVALATRDRMIDQWMDRTREGYREGKKRVYYLSLEFLIGRLLTDSLSNLGLLDVAREALADVDVDFDHIRLTEPDAALGNGGLGRLAACFMESMATLGIAAHGYGIRYDHGLFRQAIVDGWQHEQTETWLNFGNPWEFERPEVSYLIGFGGSVTAMPHDAAGQEQPKHFWHWAEGVRAIAYDTPVVGWRGASVNTLRLWRARAEADFHLERFNAGDHIGAVAEEARAESISRVLYPADSTEAGQELRLRQEYFFVAASLQDLLRRHLDQRGTLMNLPEFAAIQLNDTHPAIAVAELMRLLVDVHDIPWRKAWELTVNTLSYTNHTLLPEALETWPVGLMERLLPRHMQIIYLINAQHLDALRERGIHDLDLLRSVSLIEEGHGRRVRMGNLAFLGSHCINGVSALHTGLMRETVFTDLHSLYPERISNKTNGITFRRWLYQSNPQLTRLLVEHVGEELLDAPETVLRQLEPYADQPDFRARFAAQRLNNKQLLARMIQERLGISVDPNALFDVHVKRIHEYKRQLLNLLHTVALYQAIRSDPGRNWVPRVKIFAGKAAASYHTAKLIIKLTNDIARTINDDPTVRGLLKVVFLPNYNVSLAERIIPAADLSEQISTAGLEASGTSNMKFALNGALTIGTLDGANVEMSEQIGREHMFIFGMTAQEVEARKQANEYNAEAIIIDSPRLNEVLMAIRNGAFSADDPGRYTALIDGLKWHDTFMVCADFEAYWQAQLEVEARWSDADSWWRSAVLNTARTGWFSSDRTIREYAEEIWKVL